Proteins found in one Vallitalea guaymasensis genomic segment:
- a CDS encoding M3 family oligoendopeptidase has product MSTHWDLTSLYASFDDPKMDKDLQDVRNEIQSLKKWFNEELTDNKLNDTDKITYILKQMTSIDYKMDRYAAYARLQSATDTTNQIALEKLNIIEALYPDYTQLEVMFGDYISEIDEFDKVISSSPYLQEHGYILQEMVEINKHSLDSDTESIIAKMKNTGSTSWTKLHQQLLSTLQVKLPAKYGLEEEIKPISTVRNMAYSQDKNVRKRAYESELEAYKKITLPMSACLNGIKGEAITQTELRGFSSPLDMTLFYSRMDSKILDALLKAIEEGLPLVRKYLKKKAEVLGYDNGLPWYELFAPLGDEISKVAYEEAKHIVYDNFKSFNPNLADFAQMAFDKNWIDVEPRAGKRGGAFCSNLPIGESRVLLNFNGVLTNVITLAHELGHGYHGHCLKDEELLNRSYTMPIAETASTFCETIIIKSALANWDDKKRFEILNDQVIRYVGIIMDIYSRFIFEKALFEKRDNTTLSVEQICDLMADAQEKAYGDALDSRFNHPYMWVNKIHYYYASRNYYNFPYAFGLLLAKGLYAMYENEGDSFLSKYDTLLRETGKNSIYGIGQSVGIDLTDVQFFRGGLRMIEEDIDMLIDLIDRND; this is encoded by the coding sequence ATGAGTACACATTGGGATTTGACATCTCTATATGCATCTTTTGATGATCCTAAGATGGATAAGGATCTACAAGATGTAAGAAATGAGATACAATCATTAAAAAAATGGTTTAATGAAGAATTAACTGACAATAAACTGAATGATACTGATAAAATAACATATATACTTAAACAAATGACATCAATAGATTATAAGATGGATAGATATGCTGCATATGCACGTTTGCAATCTGCTACAGATACAACTAACCAGATAGCATTGGAGAAACTTAATATAATAGAAGCATTATATCCTGATTATACACAATTAGAAGTTATGTTTGGTGATTATATAAGTGAAATTGATGAATTTGATAAGGTGATATCTTCATCACCATATCTACAAGAACATGGATACATATTGCAAGAAATGGTAGAAATAAATAAACATAGCTTGGATAGTGATACAGAGAGCATTATAGCAAAAATGAAGAATACAGGTTCCACGTCTTGGACTAAGCTGCATCAACAGTTACTATCTACGCTACAAGTTAAACTCCCAGCTAAATATGGTCTGGAGGAAGAAATAAAACCTATCAGTACTGTAAGGAATATGGCTTATTCACAAGATAAAAATGTACGTAAACGTGCTTATGAAAGTGAGTTGGAAGCATACAAGAAGATTACACTTCCTATGTCAGCGTGTCTAAATGGTATCAAAGGTGAGGCTATTACACAAACAGAGCTTAGAGGTTTTTCATCACCACTAGATATGACACTCTTTTATTCTAGGATGGATAGTAAAATATTGGATGCTTTATTAAAAGCTATAGAAGAAGGATTACCTCTAGTCCGTAAATATCTTAAGAAAAAAGCTGAGGTTCTAGGATATGATAACGGACTTCCATGGTATGAATTATTTGCACCATTAGGAGATGAGATTTCCAAGGTTGCATATGAGGAAGCTAAACATATTGTATATGACAATTTTAAATCCTTTAATCCTAATCTTGCTGATTTTGCACAAATGGCATTTGATAAGAACTGGATTGATGTAGAGCCTAGAGCTGGTAAAAGAGGGGGAGCATTCTGTTCTAATCTTCCAATAGGTGAGAGTAGAGTATTGCTAAACTTCAATGGTGTTCTTACTAATGTTATTACTCTTGCTCATGAACTTGGACATGGTTATCATGGACATTGTTTGAAAGACGAAGAGTTATTGAATAGAAGTTATACTATGCCAATAGCTGAAACAGCATCAACTTTCTGTGAAACAATCATCATAAAATCTGCCTTAGCTAATTGGGATGACAAGAAGCGATTTGAAATACTTAATGATCAGGTTATAAGATATGTCGGTATCATTATGGATATCTATAGCAGATTCATATTTGAAAAAGCGTTATTTGAAAAACGTGATAATACTACATTATCAGTTGAACAAATATGTGACCTTATGGCTGATGCTCAGGAAAAAGCATATGGTGATGCTTTGGACAGTAGGTTTAATCATCCTTATATGTGGGTAAATAAAATTCATTATTATTATGCAAGCAGGAACTACTATAACTTCCCTTATGCATTTGGACTATTATTGGCAAAAGGGCTATATGCTATGTATGAAAATGAAGGAGACAGTTTCTTGTCAAAATATGATACATTGCTTAGAGAAACAGGTAAAAATTCAATCTATGGTATAGGTCAGAGTGTTGGAATTGACTTGACTGATGTTCAGTTCTTTAGAGGCGGTCTGAGAATGATTGAAGAGGATATTGATATGTTGATAGATTTAATTGATAGAAATGATTAG
- a CDS encoding GNAT family N-acetyltransferase — protein MKYYVYDMNRKYAELISNWTYEQPYNIYSGDGSNEYMDELLNGSYYTVLDEKDDIIGFYCFGKAAQVPAGNEYGAYEKTNFLDVGLGIRPDLCGKGIGYDFMVKQLEYAQSKLTSENFRLTVADFNKRAIKLYEKLGFVKKMTFKRKGQKGEMEFLIMEKRNDLNK, from the coding sequence ATGAAGTATTATGTGTATGATATGAATCGTAAATATGCTGAGCTTATATCTAACTGGACTTATGAACAACCATATAATATCTACAGTGGAGATGGAAGCAATGAATATATGGATGAATTATTAAATGGTTCTTACTATACAGTATTAGATGAGAAAGATGATATCATTGGATTCTATTGTTTTGGTAAAGCAGCACAAGTACCCGCAGGAAACGAATATGGCGCTTATGAAAAGACTAATTTTCTGGATGTAGGATTGGGTATAAGACCTGATTTGTGTGGTAAAGGAATAGGGTATGATTTTATGGTTAAGCAATTAGAATACGCACAATCCAAATTAACATCAGAGAATTTTAGGCTTACAGTAGCTGATTTTAACAAAAGAGCAATTAAATTATATGAAAAATTAGGATTCGTAAAAAAGATGACCTTTAAAAGAAAAGGGCAAAAAGGGGAAATGGAATTTTTAATTATGGAAAAAAGAAATGACCTTAATAAATAA
- the hpt gene encoding hypoxanthine phosphoribosyltransferase: MLNDVKEVLVSEENLEKKVTELADKITKDFAGKNLVVIGVLKGANVFVADLIRKINIPIALDFMAISSYGSSTESSGVVKILKDLDEDIEGRHVLVVEDIIDTGLTLSYLTENLKSRGAKSIDICTLLDKPDRRKAHIDVKYKGFDIPDEFVVGYGIDFNEKYRNLPFVGILKREAYE; the protein is encoded by the coding sequence ATGTTAAACGATGTGAAGGAAGTACTTGTATCAGAAGAAAATTTGGAAAAGAAAGTTACTGAACTTGCTGATAAAATTACTAAGGATTTCGCTGGAAAGAACTTAGTTGTAATAGGTGTATTAAAGGGAGCAAATGTATTTGTTGCAGATTTGATTAGAAAGATTAACATCCCTATAGCATTAGATTTTATGGCTATATCCAGTTACGGAAGTTCTACAGAAAGCTCCGGAGTTGTTAAGATATTAAAAGATTTAGATGAAGATATTGAAGGCAGACATGTTTTAGTAGTAGAGGATATAATTGATACAGGACTTACATTAAGTTATTTAACTGAAAATCTAAAATCAAGAGGTGCCAAAAGCATAGATATCTGTACTTTATTAGATAAGCCAGATAGAAGAAAGGCACATATTGATGTAAAATATAAAGGTTTTGACATACCAGATGAATTTGTAGTAGGATACGGTATTGATTTCAATGAAAAATATAGGAATCTACCTTTTGTAGGAATTTTAAAAAGAGAAGCATATGAATAA
- a CDS encoding ferritin family protein, with protein MEKANALEIINFAISIEEEGIKFYNEYSKLAKGEIKDLLLKLASDEESHADEFRKMLDKVSADNYYFSEEVDEYFRSYANHIAFNRRNQKLTSIKEVLEVAIETEKITTEFYQGLIPKTSDEKVVNILKTLVEEETKHRVVLEDYLKKTDEPN; from the coding sequence ATGGAAAAAGCTAATGCTCTTGAAATAATTAATTTCGCTATATCTATAGAAGAAGAAGGAATAAAATTCTACAATGAATATAGTAAGTTAGCCAAAGGAGAAATCAAGGATTTATTACTAAAACTAGCTTCTGATGAAGAAAGTCATGCAGATGAATTTCGTAAAATGCTAGATAAAGTAAGTGCTGACAATTATTATTTTTCTGAAGAAGTTGATGAATATTTCCGTTCTTATGCTAACCATATTGCTTTTAATCGCAGAAACCAAAAATTGACAAGCATAAAAGAAGTTCTTGAAGTAGCTATAGAAACTGAAAAAATCACTACAGAATTTTATCAAGGACTTATACCTAAGACATCAGATGAAAAAGTAGTAAATATATTAAAAACTCTCGTTGAAGAAGAAACTAAACATCGTGTTGTTTTAGAAGATTATCTTAAAAAAACTGATGAACCTAATTAA
- a CDS encoding class II aldolase/adducin family protein, which translates to MDYKKLIIESGKKLIDSGFTIETWGNISAKDEETGLVYLTPSGMDYCNCTTDDVVVCNLDGEIVEGHRKPTIETELHLSVYRNRPEVKAVVHTHPIYSTVFSCMGEGIPLLIDEAAQALGAPVKTANYALPGTKELAEECIKALGKEANACLLQSHGAVCVGESMEAAFKVANVLEVTAQIYQLIKSTGKDFVPLSEENIKAMAEFAKYKYGQGK; encoded by the coding sequence ATGGACTATAAAAAACTAATTATCGAATCAGGAAAAAAATTAATTGATTCAGGATTTACAATTGAAACATGGGGGAATATAAGTGCTAAAGATGAAGAAACAGGACTTGTATATTTGACACCAAGTGGAATGGATTATTGTAATTGTACTACAGATGATGTTGTTGTGTGCAATCTGGATGGTGAGATTGTTGAAGGACATAGAAAACCAACAATCGAGACAGAATTACATCTTAGCGTTTACAGAAATAGACCAGAAGTAAAAGCTGTTGTACATACCCATCCTATATATTCAACTGTATTTTCTTGTATGGGAGAAGGTATACCATTGTTGATTGATGAAGCGGCACAAGCATTAGGAGCTCCAGTTAAAACTGCTAATTATGCGTTACCTGGTACTAAAGAACTTGCAGAAGAATGTATAAAAGCCTTAGGAAAAGAAGCGAATGCTTGTTTGCTTCAATCTCATGGAGCGGTATGCGTAGGTGAAAGTATGGAAGCAGCTTTCAAAGTTGCAAATGTTTTAGAAGTGACTGCACAGATATATCAGTTGATAAAATCAACTGGAAAAGATTTTGTGCCTTTGTCAGAAGAAAATATCAAGGCAATGGCAGAATTTGCAAAATATAAATATGGACAAGGCAAATAA
- a CDS encoding rhamnulokinase, producing MNTIKNIISLDCGNSSYRVVLGKYDGNKITTEVIAQESNGMTKVQDYYYWDLYKIFDFFIKSLKEVLGKVDKIDSIGVCTWGVDFALYDKDKNMLSNPLSYRNTIGEKSLNNLSKDEKDKMFYDTGILCDKINSVFMLNGIKEKMPDIFEKADKLLMIPDILNYMLTGVMINEPSELSTTQLLSSITKDISLEICNKFGIPKELFSEIGVHGDTIDNLLPSIKDELGIDYDIPVILVPSHDTASAVVAIPSMDDNFAFISSGTWSLIGAELDEPVVTKEVLESNLTNELGAFNKITILKNSAGMFIIQRIKKEYDEITKRDNSWEEINNIADMYQGEVPLININNIRFFNPEHMGNEIHNYLVETNQHKGKFDWSIVIKAVQESMACCYAQTINSLEKVIGKEFKEIFIVGGGSKNIVVNELTAKRTGKKIIACSKESTSLGNIVVQIKHFKKEISLKEMREIIKKSIDLEEYHVEVEENGIVDRYSRLI from the coding sequence ATGAATACTATCAAAAATATTATTTCGTTAGATTGTGGTAATTCTTCTTACAGAGTTGTTCTTGGTAAGTACGATGGTAATAAAATTACAACGGAAGTTATTGCACAAGAATCTAATGGTATGACCAAAGTACAAGATTATTATTACTGGGATTTGTATAAGATATTCGATTTTTTTATAAAAAGTCTGAAAGAAGTGCTGGGGAAAGTGGATAAAATTGATTCTATTGGCGTTTGTACCTGGGGTGTGGATTTTGCATTATACGATAAAGACAAAAATATGCTAAGTAATCCATTAAGTTATAGAAATACAATCGGTGAAAAATCATTGAACAATCTTTCAAAAGATGAAAAAGATAAAATGTTTTATGACACTGGTATACTATGTGACAAAATTAATTCCGTGTTCATGCTCAATGGAATAAAGGAAAAAATGCCTGATATTTTTGAGAAAGCAGATAAACTGCTTATGATACCCGATATTCTTAATTATATGTTGACAGGAGTAATGATAAATGAACCTAGCGAGTTAAGTACAACACAATTGTTAAGTTCTATTACAAAAGATATCAGCTTAGAAATATGTAACAAATTTGGTATCCCAAAAGAGTTGTTTAGTGAAATAGGTGTACATGGTGATACTATAGATAATCTACTTCCTTCAATAAAAGATGAATTAGGTATTGATTATGATATTCCAGTTATTCTTGTACCTTCCCATGATACTGCTTCTGCAGTTGTTGCAATACCGTCAATGGATGATAATTTTGCATTCATAAGTTCAGGTACTTGGTCATTGATAGGTGCAGAATTAGATGAACCTGTAGTTACAAAAGAAGTGTTGGAAAGTAATTTGACCAATGAATTAGGTGCATTCAATAAGATAACCATATTAAAGAATAGTGCAGGAATGTTCATTATTCAGAGAATAAAAAAAGAATATGATGAAATTACAAAAAGAGATAATTCATGGGAAGAAATAAATAATATTGCGGATATGTACCAAGGGGAAGTGCCACTTATTAATATTAATAATATCAGATTTTTTAATCCAGAGCATATGGGTAATGAGATACATAATTATTTGGTAGAGACGAATCAGCATAAAGGTAAATTTGATTGGAGTATTGTAATAAAAGCAGTTCAGGAATCAATGGCTTGTTGTTACGCTCAAACAATAAATAGTCTTGAAAAAGTAATAGGGAAAGAGTTCAAAGAGATATTTATTGTTGGTGGCGGCTCAAAAAATATTGTAGTAAATGAATTGACTGCAAAAAGAACTGGAAAAAAAATTATTGCTTGTAGTAAAGAAAGTACATCTCTTGGCAATATTGTCGTTCAAATTAAGCATTTTAAAAAAGAAATATCTCTAAAAGAGATGAGAGAGATTATTAAAAAATCTATTGATCTAGAAGAGTATCATGTTGAAGTAGAAGAAAACGGTATAGTAGATAGGTATTCAAGATTAATATAG
- a CDS encoding glycyl-radical enzyme activating protein produces the protein METARVFNIERFATEDGEGIRTVVFLKGCELRCKWCANPESQEFRREILFKKAPCTNCGRCIEICNQKAIDLREEFGFITNASLCNYCERCVDYCVNNARCVVGMDMSVDELIKEVLKDIEYYKMSGGGITFSGGEPLFYSRFIKECSKKLKEYNITTLVETCGYIDNKNMKEICDYSDYIFYDIKHMNSEKHKELTGKDNKLIIDNLIWLSNNYKGKLSVRYPYIPGCNDDTDSIKQFLDFIQTLDNIREVVFLPYHRLGMPKYEGLGRKYEMGDMKSLTTSDLQCISHMFKDYDFHFKIL, from the coding sequence ATGGAGACCGCAAGAGTTTTTAATATTGAAAGATTTGCAACAGAAGATGGTGAAGGTATTAGGACAGTAGTCTTTCTAAAAGGTTGTGAGTTAAGGTGCAAATGGTGTGCTAATCCTGAATCACAAGAATTTAGAAGAGAAATTTTGTTCAAAAAAGCTCCATGTACTAATTGTGGCAGATGCATAGAAATATGTAATCAAAAAGCTATAGATTTAAGAGAAGAGTTTGGTTTCATAACTAATGCTAGTCTATGCAATTACTGTGAAAGATGCGTTGATTATTGTGTGAATAATGCAAGATGTGTAGTTGGTATGGATATGAGTGTTGATGAATTAATCAAAGAAGTTCTAAAAGATATAGAGTACTATAAGATGTCAGGTGGTGGTATTACTTTTAGCGGAGGAGAACCATTATTCTATAGCAGATTCATAAAAGAGTGTAGTAAAAAATTAAAAGAATATAATATCACCACTTTAGTAGAAACTTGTGGATATATAGATAACAAGAATATGAAAGAAATATGTGATTATTCTGATTACATTTTCTATGATATCAAACATATGAATAGTGAGAAACATAAGGAATTAACAGGTAAAGATAATAAGCTTATCATAGATAATCTAATATGGCTATCAAATAATTATAAAGGCAAATTATCTGTAAGATATCCTTATATTCCGGGATGCAATGATGATACTGATTCAATAAAACAATTTTTAGATTTCATCCAGACATTAGATAATATTAGAGAAGTTGTTTTCTTACCCTATCACAGACTGGGAATGCCAAAGTATGAAGGCTTAGGAAGAAAATACGAGATGGGTGATATGAAGTCATTAACCACAAGTGATCTACAGTGTATTAGTCATATGTTCAAAGATTATGATTTTCATTTTAAAATCTTATAA
- a CDS encoding glycyl radical protein — MNDRITKLRKRLFETQPKICSERCVIFTESMKQSEGLPIAIRRAEGFYEVLDKMSIVISDDEIIVGNQAKCPKSSPIYPEYSYEWLIEEFDGNPYYFDERPGDKFYYDEKTKQEILACIDYWKGKSLYENFRKTLSTEINEAWDAGIIDDTWVSAAGLGNVIVDYNLVLKKGLKDVITRIEKRISELDLKEPGNVKKKWFLEGALKGNQAVVNFSNRIAYQCEIKANEIEDENRKKELLDLANICRNVPLNPAKTFHEAVQSIYLILLAVHLESNGHAISLGRFDQYVYPFYRNDIEKGILTREQGLEIIEAFFIKCNELNKLRSWPDSEFFLGYQMFINLAIGGQTVDGKDAVNDVSYLCIEACQDVKLFTPSISVKWFDKTSDEFMLKALEAVMVHQGGQPAFYNDKAFMRTLENMGIAKEDLVDWSPDGCIEASIPGKWDFAAKGPWLNVEKILEITLNNGVDPKTGMLFKKTTKDIRKCESTEEIFNEYKQLLKFFMDLQVITEHINDEIHVLNDINAFRASLVEDCIGRGLDLVEGGSLYSADGGPTAGTISAGNALAAIDTVVFDKKIITIEQLLYALETNFEDNDTTPKGEEIRLILKNKAPKFGNDNDIVDGWVVKLEDFIGSSYRHDYKSSKYGKGPIPCCYSYSQSPVTGNIAFGRCIGATPDGRKSGEPVNNGISPANGTEKNGATATCNSIAKLPSIWFQKGAIFNMRLIKPALATKENRKRIIDMVKVLFNNYGQQIQFNVVDGEIYKEAMKNPQNYNDLMVRVSGYSALFTTLVPEVQLDVINRTELEI, encoded by the coding sequence ATGAATGATAGAATAACAAAATTAAGAAAAAGATTATTTGAGACTCAGCCAAAGATTTGTTCCGAAAGATGCGTTATTTTTACTGAATCTATGAAACAATCTGAAGGATTACCTATTGCCATAAGAAGAGCAGAAGGATTCTATGAGGTATTGGATAAAATGTCAATTGTTATATCAGATGATGAAATAATTGTAGGTAATCAAGCCAAATGTCCCAAATCATCACCAATCTATCCTGAATATTCATATGAATGGTTGATAGAAGAGTTTGATGGTAATCCATATTATTTTGATGAAAGACCTGGAGACAAATTCTATTATGATGAGAAAACAAAACAAGAGATTCTAGCATGTATTGATTATTGGAAAGGTAAATCATTATATGAGAATTTCAGGAAAACTCTTTCTACAGAGATAAATGAAGCTTGGGATGCAGGTATAATTGATGATACTTGGGTATCGGCGGCAGGATTAGGTAATGTCATAGTAGATTATAATTTGGTTTTGAAAAAAGGTCTAAAAGATGTTATTACAAGGATAGAGAAAAGGATATCAGAACTTGATTTGAAAGAACCTGGCAATGTAAAGAAAAAGTGGTTTTTGGAAGGTGCTTTAAAAGGAAATCAAGCAGTAGTTAATTTTTCTAATCGAATTGCGTATCAATGTGAGATAAAAGCCAATGAGATAGAAGACGAAAATCGAAAAAAAGAATTATTAGACTTAGCAAACATATGTAGAAATGTTCCATTAAATCCAGCAAAAACTTTTCATGAAGCAGTTCAAAGTATTTATTTAATATTATTGGCAGTGCATCTAGAATCAAATGGTCATGCTATTTCACTAGGCAGATTCGACCAATATGTTTATCCGTTTTATAGAAATGATATAGAAAAAGGTATATTGACAAGAGAACAAGGATTAGAGATTATTGAAGCATTTTTTATTAAATGTAATGAGCTCAATAAACTTCGTTCATGGCCTGACTCAGAATTTTTCCTAGGATATCAAATGTTCATTAATTTAGCTATTGGAGGTCAGACAGTAGATGGCAAAGATGCAGTAAACGATGTTTCATATCTATGTATTGAGGCATGTCAAGATGTGAAATTATTTACACCTTCTATCTCAGTGAAATGGTTTGATAAGACCAGTGACGAATTCATGCTAAAAGCTTTGGAAGCTGTTATGGTACATCAAGGAGGCCAGCCGGCATTTTACAATGATAAGGCATTTATGAGGACATTAGAAAATATGGGTATAGCAAAAGAAGACTTGGTAGATTGGTCTCCAGATGGTTGTATTGAAGCTTCAATACCTGGCAAATGGGATTTTGCTGCAAAAGGACCTTGGTTGAATGTTGAAAAAATATTAGAAATAACATTGAACAATGGTGTTGATCCAAAAACAGGAATGCTGTTTAAGAAAACAACCAAGGACATTAGAAAATGTGAATCTACAGAGGAAATATTTAATGAATATAAACAATTGCTTAAGTTTTTTATGGACCTTCAAGTAATTACTGAACATATCAACGATGAGATTCACGTTCTTAATGATATTAACGCTTTTAGGGCTTCGCTAGTTGAAGATTGTATCGGAAGAGGCTTAGATCTTGTTGAAGGTGGTTCCTTGTATTCAGCCGATGGAGGACCTACAGCAGGAACTATTAGTGCAGGTAATGCATTAGCTGCTATTGATACCGTTGTTTTTGATAAAAAAATTATAACCATTGAACAGTTATTATATGCACTAGAAACTAATTTTGAAGACAATGATACTACACCAAAAGGAGAAGAAATTAGATTAATATTAAAAAATAAAGCTCCAAAATTTGGTAATGATAATGATATCGTTGATGGTTGGGTAGTGAAATTGGAAGATTTCATAGGTTCTTCATATAGACATGATTACAAAAGTTCTAAATATGGAAAAGGACCTATACCATGCTGTTACTCGTATAGTCAGAGCCCTGTTACTGGAAATATTGCTTTTGGAAGGTGTATAGGAGCAACTCCTGATGGAAGAAAAAGTGGAGAACCAGTGAATAATGGTATATCTCCTGCTAATGGTACAGAAAAAAATGGAGCAACAGCAACATGTAATTCAATAGCTAAATTGCCTAGTATATGGTTCCAAAAAGGTGCAATATTCAATATGAGACTTATTAAACCAGCACTTGCTACCAAAGAAAATAGAAAGCGAATTATTGATATGGTTAAAGTATTATTTAATAACTATGGTCAGCAGATTCAATTTAATGTTGTTGATGGTGAGATATATAAAGAAGCCATGAAAAATCCACAAAATTATAATGATCTGATGGTAAGGGTATCTGGTTATAGTGCATTATTTACTACATTAGTACCGGAAGTCCAGTTAGATGTTATTAATAGAACGGAATTAGAAATATAA
- a CDS encoding LacI family DNA-binding transcriptional regulator: MSSSEKKYFGIRDIAKIAGVSTATVSRVINSSDSTSEAVRKKVMAVIEEYNYVPNQMAKNLFSKTSNSIAIFVYDMENPFFTSLVKKLNNIAFKNKYTLLICDTENNIDKEREYLNYCKSIRTSGIILTEGVNYNLYSSDSQTIACLDRSADTKFSTVRSDNMKGIRMLIDYLYNLNHRKIAFAGAMDEFQTAKERKDSYIKSLESHDIHINEDYIFTGHFNYETGVKALNYFWSLNEKPTAIVCANDQIAKGLIMEAYKLNISVPDDLSVVGFDGIVSPYFYPRITTIEQNIKKIAKSLFKAITSKTHTPVHDIIDVSIVIGESCKKIDLE; this comes from the coding sequence TTGAGTAGTAGTGAAAAAAAATATTTTGGTATTAGAGATATAGCAAAGATAGCAGGTGTTTCAACAGCCACCGTTTCAAGGGTTATCAATTCATCTGATTCAACATCTGAAGCGGTTAGAAAAAAAGTTATGGCTGTTATTGAAGAATATAATTATGTTCCAAACCAGATGGCAAAAAATTTATTTTCCAAGACTTCGAATTCAATAGCCATATTTGTTTATGATATGGAAAATCCATTTTTTACATCTTTAGTAAAGAAACTTAATAATATTGCTTTCAAAAACAAATATACTCTATTAATCTGTGATACGGAGAATAACATTGACAAAGAACGGGAGTATCTGAATTATTGTAAAAGCATACGTACTTCAGGAATAATACTTACTGAAGGAGTTAATTATAATCTTTATTCATCTGACAGCCAGACTATTGCCTGTTTGGATAGATCAGCAGATACCAAATTCTCAACTGTACGTTCAGATAACATGAAGGGGATTAGGATGTTAATTGATTATCTATATAATCTTAACCATAGAAAAATTGCTTTTGCTGGTGCTATGGATGAATTTCAGACAGCAAAAGAACGTAAAGACAGCTATATTAAGTCTTTAGAGTCTCATGATATACATATTAATGAAGATTATATCTTTACTGGTCACTTCAATTATGAAACTGGAGTTAAAGCACTTAATTATTTTTGGTCACTTAATGAGAAACCAACCGCGATTGTATGTGCTAACGACCAGATAGCAAAAGGACTTATTATGGAAGCCTATAAACTTAATATTTCTGTTCCAGATGATTTATCAGTTGTAGGTTTTGACGGGATTGTTTCACCATATTTCTATCCAAGAATTACAACCATTGAACAAAACATAAAAAAAATAGCTAAATCATTATTCAAAGCTATAACTTCAAAAACACATACTCCAGTTCATGATATAATTGATGTTTCAATTGTGATTGGGGAATCTTGTAAGAAAATTGATTTAGAATAA